In the Malania oleifera isolate guangnan ecotype guangnan chromosome 1, ASM2987363v1, whole genome shotgun sequence genome, one interval contains:
- the LOC131150863 gene encoding cell number regulator 1-like isoform X2, which yields MYASAQQDYGKFEPQGYPAAAGGPLSYPTAPDQPHPPPYISSTAVATRWSTGLCHCCDDPANCFITCFCPCVTFGQIAEIVNQGSTACGVSGTIYGLLGLTGFPCLYSCFYRSRLRGQYDLVEAPCADCLVHLCCEPCSLCQEYRELKNRGFDMGIGKLTWTGETEQ from the exons ATGTACGCTTCTGCCCAGCAAGACTATGGAAAATTCGAGCCGCAGGGGTACCCTGCAGCCGCCGGCGGCCCTCTGAGCTACCCTACGGCTCCGGATCAGCCACACCCACCACCCTACATCTCTTCCACGGCCGTCGCCACACGGTGGTCTACCGGCCTCTGCCACTGTTGCGATGATCCTGCCAACTGCTTCATTACTTGCTTCTGCCCTTGCGTCACCTTTGGCCAAATTGCCGAGATAGTCAATCAAGGTTCCACTG CTTGTGGGGTAAGCGGTACAATCTATGGGCTGCTGGGTCTGACGGGCTTCCCCTGCTTGTACTCGTGCTTCTATCGCTCCAGATTGAGAGGGCAGTACGACTTGGTAGAGGCACCCTGCGCCGATTGCTTGGTTCACTTGTGCTGCGAGCCCTGTTCGCTTTGTCAAGAGTACAGGGAGCTCAAGAACAGGGGCTTCGATATGGGAATTGGTAA